One region of Glycine max cultivar Williams 82 chromosome 9, Glycine_max_v4.0, whole genome shotgun sequence genomic DNA includes:
- the LOC100786244 gene encoding vesicle-associated membrane protein 724 isoform X1, which yields MSQESFIYSFVARGTMLLAEYTEFTGNFPAIAAQCLQKLPSSNNKFTYNCDHHTFNFLVEDGYAYCVVAKESVSKQISIAFLERVKADFKKRYGGGKADTAIAKSLNKEFGPVMKEHMKYIINHAEEIVKLIKVKAQVSEVKSIMLENIDKALDRGENLTILADKTEALRSHAQDFRKQGTQVRRKMWYQNMKIKLVVLGILLVLVLVIWLSICGGFDCTNWQ from the exons ATGAGTCAGGAATCGTTTATATATAGCTTCGTGGCTCGTGGGACGATGCTGTTAGCAGAGTACACGGAGTTCACTGGAAACTTCCCTGCCATTGCAGCTCAGTGTCTTCAGAAGCTTCCATCTTCCAACAACAAGTTCACTTACAACTGTGACCACCACACCTTCAATTTCCTTGTTGAAGATGGTTATG CTTACTGTGTTGTTGCTAAGGAATCTGTTAGCAAGCAGATCTCTATTGCTTTCCTTGAACGTGTCAAGGCTGATTTTAAGAAAAGATATGGGGGTGGAAAAGCAGATACAGCCATTGCCAAGAGTCTGAACAAGGAGTTTGG ACCAGTTATGAAGGAGCACATGAAGTATATCATCAATCATGCTGAAGAGATTGTAAAGCTAATAAAAGTGAAGGCTCAAGTTTCAGAAGTTAAAAGTATCATGTTAGAAAATATAGACAAG GCCCTTGATAGAGGAGAAAATCTAACTATTCTTGCGGATAAGACGGAGGCATTGCGTTCACAT GCTCAAGATTTCAGAAAGCAAGGAACACAAGTTCGTCGGAAGATGTGGTATCAgaacatgaaaattaaattggtTGTTCTGGGAATATTGTTGGTTTTGGTCTTGGTTATCTGGCTTTCTATTTGTGGTGGATTTGATTGTACAAACTGGCAGTGA
- the LOC100786244 gene encoding vesicle-associated membrane protein 724 isoform X2, with protein sequence MSQESFIYSFVARGTMLLAEYTEFTGNFPAIAAQCLQKLPSSNNKFTYNCDHHTFNFLVEDGYAYCVVAKESVSKQISIAFLERVKADFKKRYGGGKADTAIAKSLNKEFGPVMKEHMKYIINHAEEIVKLIKVKAQVSEVKSIMLENIDKALDRGENLTILADKTEALRSHKARNTSSSEDVVSEHEN encoded by the exons ATGAGTCAGGAATCGTTTATATATAGCTTCGTGGCTCGTGGGACGATGCTGTTAGCAGAGTACACGGAGTTCACTGGAAACTTCCCTGCCATTGCAGCTCAGTGTCTTCAGAAGCTTCCATCTTCCAACAACAAGTTCACTTACAACTGTGACCACCACACCTTCAATTTCCTTGTTGAAGATGGTTATG CTTACTGTGTTGTTGCTAAGGAATCTGTTAGCAAGCAGATCTCTATTGCTTTCCTTGAACGTGTCAAGGCTGATTTTAAGAAAAGATATGGGGGTGGAAAAGCAGATACAGCCATTGCCAAGAGTCTGAACAAGGAGTTTGG ACCAGTTATGAAGGAGCACATGAAGTATATCATCAATCATGCTGAAGAGATTGTAAAGCTAATAAAAGTGAAGGCTCAAGTTTCAGAAGTTAAAAGTATCATGTTAGAAAATATAGACAAG GCCCTTGATAGAGGAGAAAATCTAACTATTCTTGCGGATAAGACGGAGGCATTGCGTTCACAT AAAGCAAGGAACACAAGTTCGTCGGAAGATGTGGTATCAgaacatgaaaattaa